Below is a window of Flavobacterium cyclinae DNA.
CAGTTCTAGCAGTATTTGAATAGTAACGTTCTCCAATGAAATCTGGCACCGTAAATTTTCCAAATTTTCTTAAATAAGGTGCTAATAATAATGCTAAAAGCACATAACCACCAGTCCATCCCATTAAGTAAACAGCTCCATCATAACCAGCAAATGAAATAATACCTGCCATAGAAATAAAAGAAGCAGCAGACATCCAATCGGCAGCAGTTGCCATACCATTTGCTAAAGGAGAAACGCCTCCACCAGCAACATAAAATTCTTTAGTAGAACCCGCTCTACTCCAAATTGCAATTCCAATATATAAAGCAAATGTTAACCCAACAATGATGTAGGTCCAAGTCAATACATCCATGATAATTTTTTTATTTAGTTAATAATTTATTCGTCAAATCCGTATTTTTTATCCAATTTGTTCATCAATCGAACGTAGACAAAAATTAAAATAACAAAGACATAGATTGAACCTTGTTGGGCAAACCAAAATCCTAGTGGGAAACCACCGATTTTAATTCCATTTAATGCATCTTTAAAAAGGATTCCAGCGCCATAAGAAACAGCAAACCAAATACTTAATAAAATTAGAAGGTATTTTAAATTTTCCTTCCAATAAGCCGAAGCGTGTTTTTGATCACTCATAATTTTATAGTTTTATAGTTATTATAGATAAATCATAGCTTGAAGTGTTAATGTATTCACAGCATCACTTGTAGCATATTTTAATGATTGGTATTCTAATGTTAATTTAGCATTGTGACCACTTAAGTACATATTAGTTCCAATACCAAACTGTGTTGCATTATCTTTAATAGCATCAATTTTTCTGCTATCATACGATAAATAAGGTTGAATTTTAGCTTTTGTTTTTACAGGTAATACATATCCTAAATGCCCATGGAATAAAGTACCTGTTTCATATGTAGTACCTAAAGTAAAGTTTTTACCGTAATCGTTATTTTGATACAACGCATAAGCAGTAATAGCACCACCGTTGCTTCCTACTGGAGCATCATAAAAGGCATCTAAAGCAAATATTTTAACATCTTCACCACTTAAATTACCAGAATTATCAGCAACTACAGATCCATTTGGATGTGCGAAAAATCCAGCACCAATGTTAAACACTTTTTTAGTTCCAATATAAGAACCTACTTTGTATGGTAAGAAATTGCTTTCGCTATCAAAAATAGCATACTCAAAATATCCTGCATAGGTTTTACCAGCATCTTTAGAACCTAAAAGTCTTCTACCTGTATAAGTTGCAGCACCTCCATTAACTGGCGTTGTAGTAGCTTGTAAATTGTTTGTTATCGCATCGTTGATAGAAACTCTATATTGGAATTTACCCATAGCACCTTTTAAATAAACTCCCATATGACGTGCAAACTGATCAGATAATCCTAACGTAGCCCATGCCTGACGTTGGTTATCTAAAGTCATAATATTTAAAGTACTTTGATTGTTTAAACGAGAAATACCATTCCAATAATGTAACCCACCCCCAATTGCATGGTTTTTGTTTAAACTATATTGCGCCCAAACATCATGGAAAAATAATTGTGAAGCATCTTTAGTTCCTACTGGACTCATGTTATCACCATTTAAACTATTAAGTCCAAAATGAGTCAATATCATAAAGTCTTTAGTAATTTGAGAATACATAAGAATACGTGCTCTTCGTAAACTAAAATTGGTATCGGATTGCTCATTACCATTAGCATCTAATGGGCGATCTGAATTGTTTTGAGCCCAAAATTGCGCCCATGATATAATTCTAAAGTATTTAGAACCATCTTCATTAATATTCACTTTTAATCCTCCACCATAATCTGGTGAACCTTGACTAAATGAAAAAGCCGAAAGTAGTAATGCAGCTGTTGCAAATAATTTTTTCATAATTTAAAATTTGGTTAACTAAAATTTTGACAAGACCAAATTCTAAAATTATGTTAATGAAAAAAATTATGATATATATATATGTTAATAAGTATAGCTAATCTTTAAAACGCTCCCATTTTATAAGCATAAATTTATCCCCTAGCTCTGTAATAATCATTCCTGCACCAGATAATTGATCCTTGTTTTGAAGGAATTCTACTAATTCTTGATGCTTAAATATCTTATAAGTAGGATGGTAATTAGGATGTGGTGGTTTCTTAATTTTAAACTCTTTTACCCAATTGCTTATAGAAACGTGCGAAACCCCAATAATACGCTCAATTTCTCTAAAGCTTAAGCCTTCTAAATACAATTGTAACGCTTTGGTAACATAATAATCATCTATCTTTTTACCTAATTTATTGACGGTGAAGTAGTAATTGCAAGATTTGCATAAATAGCGCTGTCTGTCTTTAATAATACCACTTTTTACAATATTGTCACTTTGGCATTTTGGACATGATAAAATCTCCATATATATAATTTTTGCATAAATATACTAATTTTGCAAAATATACAAAAATTAATATGATAAAAAATTCAATTTATTTTTTTATTAATACCAATTTTTATGGTTTAAAATTATGAATAGTATAATTTTAAGTAAATTTCGTTCTATTTTTAATTTTAGAAAAATAAAAAAAATTACATTTTTATTGCGATTAAGTATAGTTTTTTATTTAATTTGTAGAAACAACACACAAGCATGCAATTTGATATACAAAACACAGATTCTTCTGTATTATATAAACTATTAACAGGTACTGTAATCCCTAGACCCATTGGTTGGATTTCTACAATAGATGCAAACGAAATCCATAACCTTGCTCCTTTTTCATTCTTTAATGTAGTGAGCGAAGACCCACCTCATGTGATGTTTTCAACGGTAAGAACAGGAAACAAAAACAAAGACACATTAAATAATATTTTAGACAATAAGCAATTCGTTGTTAACCTAGTTACCGAAGAAGTTGTAGAACAGATGAACACCACTTCTCAAAGTGTAGCTTCTGATGTGGATGAATTTGAATTAGCTGGGGTTACTCCTATTGATGCTGTTTTTGTCAAACCAAAACGTGTTAAAGAAAGTTTAGTGCATTTTGAATGTGAAATGGTACATCATTATTTTATTGAAAATCATCAAAATGGCGGCGCTTGTATAATCATTGGTAAAATTATTACCATGCATATTGACGATTCAATATTAATGGAAAATCACAGAATCAATTTAGACAAATACAAGCCTGTCGCCCGTTTAGCAGGTTCCAATTATAGTAAATTAGGAGAAATCTTCTCAATCAAAAGACAATAAATATATGAAAACAATAATTCCCCCTTCGGGGGTTAGAGGGCTCAAAATAACAGTTATAGGTGGCGGTCCGGGCGGACTTTACTTTTCGATATTAACCAAAAAAGCAATGCCTCATTGCCAAATCGATATTTACGAACGTAATAAACCCGATGATAGTTTTGGCTTTGGAGTCGTTTTTTCAGACGAAACGTTAGGGGAATTCCTTAAACGCGATATGCAGTCGTATGAATTAATTCGTAGCAAATTTGCATATTGGGATGATATTATCGTTGCTCGTGATGGTGAAGAAGTAAGTATTGCAGGAAATGGCTTTTGTGGTTGTTCACGAAAAACACTATTAAAATTATTACATCAACGCTGTATCGAAGAAGGAGTAAATCTGCATTTTGAACAAAATGTGGATGATTTATCGCAATTTGCCGATTCTGATATTATTTTAGCTTCTGATGGAATAGCAAGTGCTATTCGTACCCAATACCAAAAAGAATTCGGAACGAAAATCGAATTAAAGAAAAATCGCTTCGTTTGGTTAGGATCTACAAAACCTCTTGATGCGTTTACTTATTTTTTTAGAAGTACGCCTCACGGAACTATTGTGGCTCACACCTATCAATACGAAGAAGGTATGAGTACATGGATTTTTGAATGTTCAGATGAAACTTGGCAAAAGCATGGTTTTGAAGTGACAAATGAAGCCGATACAATGGCTAAAATTGCTGAAATCTTCAAAGAAGAATTAGACGGGCATCCGCTGATTTCAAATAAATCGCATTGGCGTCAATTTCCACATGTAACGAATCAAAATTGGTATCATAACAACATTGTATTATTAGGTGATGCCAAAGCTACAGCCCACTACTCTATTGGTTCAGGAACCAAATTAGCAATGGATTGTGCTATCGGATTATCGGATGCTGTAATTGCGAATCCAAATAACGTACAAGCTGCTTTTGAGCAATACGATAAAACCCGAAGAAATACGGTAGAAATGATTCAATATGCCGCAGTAGTTTCTTTAGATTGGTTCGAAAATATGGATCGTCATATGCAACATCCTTTCCAACAATTTGCGTTTGGATGTATGACACGCTCTAAAAAAGTAACGTTTGAGAATTTGCGTTTGAGAGATAGTTCGTTTACCGATAAAGTATTGAACGAATTTTTGGAAAATTCCAACTCCCAACTCCCAACTTCCAACTCTGCAGCCTTCACTCCTTTCAAAATTAGACAACTAGAACTCCCAAACCGCATCGTTATGGCACCAATGGGACAATATTCTGCTGTAGATGGATTGGTTTCTGATTGGCATTTAGTCCAT
It encodes the following:
- a CDS encoding DUF4212 domain-containing protein, translated to MSDQKHASAYWKENLKYLLILLSIWFAVSYGAGILFKDALNGIKIGGFPLGFWFAQQGSIYVFVILIFVYVRLMNKLDKKYGFDE
- a CDS encoding IS1/IS1595 family N-terminal zinc-binding domain-containing protein, translated to MEILSCPKCQSDNIVKSGIIKDRQRYLCKSCNYYFTVNKLGKKIDDYYVTKALQLYLEGLSFREIERIIGVSHVSISNWVKEFKIKKPPHPNYHPTYKIFKHQELVEFLQNKDQLSGAGMIITELGDKFMLIKWERFKD
- a CDS encoding flavin reductase family protein gives rise to the protein MQFDIQNTDSSVLYKLLTGTVIPRPIGWISTIDANEIHNLAPFSFFNVVSEDPPHVMFSTVRTGNKNKDTLNNILDNKQFVVNLVTEEVVEQMNTTSQSVASDVDEFELAGVTPIDAVFVKPKRVKESLVHFECEMVHHYFIENHQNGGACIIIGKIITMHIDDSILMENHRINLDKYKPVARLAGSNYSKLGEIFSIKRQ
- a CDS encoding oxidoreductase codes for the protein MKTIIPPSGVRGLKITVIGGGPGGLYFSILTKKAMPHCQIDIYERNKPDDSFGFGVVFSDETLGEFLKRDMQSYELIRSKFAYWDDIIVARDGEEVSIAGNGFCGCSRKTLLKLLHQRCIEEGVNLHFEQNVDDLSQFADSDIILASDGIASAIRTQYQKEFGTKIELKKNRFVWLGSTKPLDAFTYFFRSTPHGTIVAHTYQYEEGMSTWIFECSDETWQKHGFEVTNEADTMAKIAEIFKEELDGHPLISNKSHWRQFPHVTNQNWYHNNIVLLGDAKATAHYSIGSGTKLAMDCAIGLSDAVIANPNNVQAAFEQYDKTRRNTVEMIQYAAVVSLDWFENMDRHMQHPFQQFAFGCMTRSKKVTFENLRLRDSSFTDKVLNEFLENSNSQLPTSNSAAFTPFKIRQLELPNRIVMAPMGQYSAVDGLVSDWHLVHYGSRATGGVGLIITEMTAISETGRITEGCAGIYNAEQVNQWKKITDFIHNNTETKIGIQLGHSGRKGATKKPWEGNGPMETPWDLISASPIPFNDNFTVPMEMTLEDMAKIKAQFVQAAKNADEAGFDLIELQAHHGFLLASFLSPLTNIRTDEFGSSIENRLKYPLEVFKAIREVFPTDKPISVRISATDWAENGISEQEVITIATAFKNAGADIINVSTGNTVAGQKPLTGRMWQTPFSDAVRNTVHIPTITAGYIQDIDQINTILLNGRADLVALGRPLLLDANFVRNAQAYEQFQANDIPNPYKMGVSHLYPLKASERKQVEGMKKALKPKSNKL